In one window of Solanum pennellii chromosome 2, SPENNV200 DNA:
- the LOC107011112 gene encoding phosphatase IMPL1, chloroplastic — protein sequence MGRCLLSSTISSLRICQLPRIRIPAFPKSCSTNSQYGFCTSLSTGGGFCTKAALSEVGIKKEYSKVAADSTGSIPSSELLKVVEAAAKTGAQVVMDAVNKPRNVTYKGLTDLVTDTDKNSEFAILEVVRKNFPDHLILGEEGGIIGDSSSDYLWCIDPLDGTTNFAHGYPSFAVSVGVLFRGKSAAAAVVEFVGGPMCWNTRIFSAAAGKGAFANGEKIHVSRTDKVEQSLLVTGFGYEHDDPWATNMELFKEFTDVSRGVRRLGAAAVDMCHVALGIAEAYWEYRLKPWDMAAGVLIVEEAGGTVSCMDGGSFSVFDRSVLVSNGLLHAKLLEKIGPATESLKSKGIDFSVWFKPENYHTEV from the exons ATGGGGAGATGTCTTCTTTCATCCACAATTTCTTCTTTGAGAATTTGTCAGTTACCCAGAATTCGTATTCCTGCATTTCCCAAGAGTTGTAGCACCAATTCACAATATGGGTTTTGTACAAGTTTGTCCACTGGCGGGGGATTTTGCACCAAGGCTGCTTTATCGGAGGTGGGTATCAAGAAAGAGTACTCAAAGGTTGCTGCTGATTCAACCGGAAGTATCCCCTCCAGTGAGCTACTCAAAGTGGTTGAAGCTGCAGCCAAGACTGGTGCTCAG GTCGTAATGGATGCTGTGAATAAGCCCCGAAATGTTACCTATAAAGGGCTCACTGACCTAGTGACCGA CACAGATAAAAATAGTGAATTTGCTATCCTTGAAGTCGTGAGGAAGAATTTTCCAGATCATCTAATTCTCGGGGAGGAAGGAGGAATTATTGGGGACTCGTCATCTGATTATCTTTGGTGCATTGATCCTTTAG ATGGAACAACAAACTTTGCGCATGGCTATCCCAGCTTTGCAGTCTCTGTGGGTGTTCTTTTTAGAGGGAAGTCAGCTGCAGCTGCTGTG GTTGAGTTTGTTGGTGGCCCTATGTGTTGGAATACTCGAATATTTTCTGCAGCTGCAG GCAAAGGAGCCTTTGCTAATGGTGAAAAGATTCATGTCAGTCGAACTGACAAG GTGGAACAATCTCTTCTGGTGACTGGATTTGGATATGAGCATGATGATCCATGGGCAACCAATATGGAATTGTTCAAGGAATTTACTGATGTCAGCCGG GGTGTGAGAAGGCTTGGTGCTGCTGCAGTGGATATGTGTCATGTTGCTTTGGGGATTGCTGAAGCATATTGGGAATATCGTCTAAAGCCATGGGACATGGCTGCAGGAGTTCTG ATAGTTGAAGAGGCTGGAGGGACAGTTTCGTGTATGGATGGAGGAAGTTTTTCAGTATTTGATAGATCGGTCTTGGTATCCAATGGTTTGCTCCATGCAAAG CTCCTTGAGAAAATTGGTCCAGCAACGGAAAGTTTGAAGAGCAAAGGGATTGATTTCTCAGTGTGGTTCAAGCCAGAAAATTACCATACAGAAGTTTGA